Proteins from a genomic interval of Solidesulfovibrio sp.:
- a CDS encoding tetratricopeptide repeat protein, giving the protein MVSKIELYREVLEIEPNSKVFFPLAGLLAAAGRDDEAAEVLARGIAFHPDHLEAKFLRIELLTRQGRAGDADAVFADVGGLLSRYPSVWLLWSKAAAARSKDPSLAMLFLANYFQNESLTWTEVMERGLRSLRQAEAAPEREAAPAPAQAAAPRGEAAPGESLSLRGAKEVRELAADLLQAPREAAEPRGKARAGKGREAVVRTKTMAALLAEQGDSAGARAIYEELLAELPPGPQRREIEALAAGLEAAKPSGPPAAEALDPAPVAAEAAPDEPPRKQGGPAKLVSLLEALAGRLDARAGG; this is encoded by the coding sequence ATGGTCAGTAAGATCGAGCTGTACCGCGAAGTCCTGGAGATCGAGCCCAATTCCAAGGTGTTTTTCCCCCTGGCCGGGCTGCTCGCCGCCGCCGGCCGGGACGACGAGGCGGCCGAGGTGCTCGCCCGGGGCATCGCCTTCCACCCGGACCACCTGGAAGCCAAGTTCCTGCGCATCGAACTGCTCACCCGGCAGGGGCGCGCCGGCGACGCCGACGCGGTCTTCGCCGACGTGGGCGGGCTGCTGTCCCGCTACCCCTCGGTCTGGCTCCTGTGGTCCAAGGCGGCCGCGGCCCGCTCCAAGGACCCCTCGCTGGCCATGCTTTTTTTGGCCAACTATTTCCAGAACGAATCCCTGACCTGGACCGAGGTCATGGAACGGGGCCTGCGCAGCCTGCGCCAGGCCGAGGCCGCCCCGGAGCGGGAGGCCGCCCCGGCCCCGGCCCAGGCGGCCGCGCCCCGCGGCGAGGCCGCGCCAGGGGAAAGCCTGTCCCTGCGCGGCGCCAAGGAAGTGCGCGAACTGGCCGCCGACCTGCTCCAGGCGCCCAGGGAGGCCGCCGAGCCCAGGGGCAAGGCCCGGGCCGGCAAGGGTCGCGAAGCCGTGGTGCGCACCAAGACCATGGCCGCGCTTTTGGCCGAGCAGGGCGATTCGGCCGGCGCCCGCGCCATCTATGAGGAACTCCTGGCCGAGCTGCCCCCCGGACCCCAGCGCCGGGAAATCGAGGCCCTGGCCGCCGGCCTGGAGGCCGCCAAACCCTCCGGGCCGCCGGCCGCCGAGGCCCTCGACCCGGCGCCGGTCGCCGCCGAGGCCGCTCCCGACGAGCCCCCCCGCAAGCAGGGCGGGCCGGCCAAGCTCGTCAGCCTGCTCGAAGCCCTGGCCGGGCGCCTGGACGCCCGGGCCGGCGGCTGA
- the fbp gene encoding class 1 fructose-bisphosphatase has translation MPQVTVTEHLLLHQKESPMASGRFTRLLNELILAAKIISREVRKAGLVDVLGFTGEINVQGEQVQKLDEYANKVLIHRMERSGVLCAIASEENADLVRIPDQFPKGDYFLIFDPLDGSSNIDANVNVGTIFSIYRIKQGGSADNLCDLLQRGSEQVAAGYFLYGTSTMMVYTTGRGVHGFTLDPSVGEFLLSHPDIRIPETGKVYSVNEAYWNYWDEPTREIVKYFKGSDNLRGAPYGGRYIGSLVADFHRNLLYGGIFLYPADHRDPKKPKGKLRLLCEASPLSFVCEQAGGAGSDGLRPILSIEPEELHQRVPLFIGSKNDVAKVVEIYARADKA, from the coding sequence ATGCCGCAAGTCACCGTGACCGAACATCTGCTCCTGCACCAGAAAGAATCCCCCATGGCCTCGGGCCGCTTCACCCGGCTTTTGAACGAACTGATCCTGGCGGCCAAAATCATCTCCCGGGAGGTCCGCAAGGCCGGCCTCGTGGACGTGCTCGGTTTCACCGGCGAGATCAACGTCCAGGGTGAGCAGGTCCAAAAACTCGACGAATATGCCAACAAGGTGCTCATCCACCGCATGGAGCGCTCGGGCGTGCTGTGCGCCATCGCCTCCGAGGAAAACGCCGACCTGGTGCGCATTCCGGACCAGTTTCCCAAGGGCGACTATTTCCTCATCTTCGATCCCCTGGACGGCTCCTCCAACATCGACGCCAACGTCAACGTGGGCACCATCTTCTCCATCTACCGCATCAAGCAGGGCGGCTCGGCCGACAACCTGTGCGACCTGCTCCAGCGCGGCTCCGAACAGGTGGCGGCCGGCTATTTTCTCTACGGCACCTCCACCATGATGGTCTACACCACGGGCAGGGGCGTCCACGGCTTCACCCTGGACCCGAGCGTGGGCGAATTCCTGCTCTCCCACCCCGACATCCGCATTCCCGAAACCGGCAAGGTCTATTCCGTCAACGAGGCCTACTGGAACTACTGGGACGAGCCCACCAGGGAGATCGTCAAGTACTTCAAAGGCTCGGACAACCTGCGCGGGGCGCCCTACGGCGGGCGCTACATCGGGTCGCTGGTGGCCGATTTCCACCGCAACCTGCTTTACGGCGGCATCTTCCTCTACCCGGCCGACCACCGCGACCCGAAAAAGCCCAAGGGCAAGCTGCGGCTTTTGTGCGAGGCCTCGCCCCTGTCCTTCGTCTGCGAACAAGCCGGCGGCGCCGGCAGCGACGGCCTGCGCCCCATCCTGTCCATCGAGCCCGAGGAGCTGCACCAGCGCGTGCCGCTTTTTATCGGCAGCAAAAACGACGTGGCCAAGGTGGTGGAGATCTACGCCCGGGCCGACAAGGCCTAA
- the tsaD gene encoding tRNA (adenosine(37)-N6)-threonylcarbamoyltransferase complex transferase subunit TsaD, whose translation MLCLGIETSCDETAVALCRDGRPVLEKLASQVDVHALFGGVVPELASREHLRRMGPLLGALFAESGLGLAEVDAIAVARGPGLLGSLLIGLAAAKGLALAAGKPLVGVDHLHAHLLAATIGRDDAAYPALGLLVSGGHTQLTLLRSPLSLTTLGRTLDDAAGEAFDKAAKSLNLPYPGGVYLDVLGRGIEADRRLFPRPYLDNRNLDFSFSGLKTAVAAFVAGRPHLRQAVMPDATGPIEAEAWPLELRRVCAAVNFAIADTLRVKVERALAGPASGAVSLLAAGGVAANSRIRDMLAGVARRHGLPLFLPPPALCADNATMIAAAGCRLAAAGLFHDLGLDAVPRGRKVPWDYRPVAPARCAG comes from the coding sequence ATGCTCTGCCTCGGCATCGAGACCTCCTGCGACGAGACGGCCGTGGCCCTGTGCCGCGACGGCCGTCCCGTCCTGGAAAAGCTCGCCTCCCAGGTCGACGTCCACGCCCTGTTCGGCGGCGTGGTGCCGGAACTGGCCTCGCGGGAGCACCTGCGCCGCATGGGGCCGCTTCTGGGCGCGCTGTTCGCCGAATCCGGCCTGGGGCTGGCCGAGGTGGACGCCATTGCCGTGGCCCGGGGGCCGGGACTTCTCGGGAGCCTGCTCATCGGCCTGGCCGCGGCCAAGGGCCTGGCCCTGGCCGCCGGCAAACCGCTCGTCGGCGTGGACCATCTCCACGCCCACCTGCTGGCCGCGACCATCGGCCGGGACGACGCGGCCTATCCGGCCCTGGGCCTGCTCGTGTCCGGCGGCCACACCCAGCTGACCCTCCTGCGCTCGCCGCTGTCGCTGACGACCCTCGGCCGCACCCTGGACGACGCCGCCGGCGAGGCCTTCGACAAGGCGGCCAAGTCCCTCAACCTGCCCTATCCCGGCGGGGTCTACCTCGACGTGCTGGGCCGGGGCATCGAGGCCGACCGGCGGCTTTTTCCCCGGCCCTACCTCGACAACCGGAATCTGGATTTCAGCTTCAGCGGCCTGAAAACCGCCGTGGCCGCCTTTGTCGCCGGCCGGCCGCACCTGCGCCAGGCGGTCATGCCCGACGCCACCGGCCCCATCGAGGCCGAAGCCTGGCCCCTGGAACTGCGCCGGGTCTGCGCGGCCGTCAATTTCGCCATCGCCGACACGCTTCGCGTGAAGGTCGAGCGGGCCCTGGCCGGTCCGGCCTCGGGCGCGGTGTCGCTGCTGGCTGCCGGCGGGGTGGCCGCCAACAGCCGCATCCGGGACATGCTGGCCGGGGTGGCCCGTCGCCACGGCCTGCCGCTGTTCCTGCCGCCGCCGGCGCTTTGCGCCGACAACGCCACCATGATCGCCGCCGCCGGCTGCCGGCTGGCCGCGGCGGGGCTTTTCCACGACCTGGGCCTGGACGCCGTGCCCCGGGGGCGCAAGGTGCCCTGGGACTACCGGCCCGTTGCGCCGGCCCGTTGCGCCGGTTGA
- the trxA gene encoding thioredoxin yields MAIQLSDANFEAEALQCDLPVLVDFWAPWCGPCRAMGPVIDELANEYTGQVKVAKMNVDENPSTPSKYGIRAIPTLILFKGGEVVEQITGAVSKSSIKEMLSQKAL; encoded by the coding sequence ATGGCCATTCAACTGAGCGACGCGAATTTCGAGGCCGAAGCCCTGCAGTGCGACCTGCCGGTCCTGGTGGACTTCTGGGCTCCCTGGTGCGGGCCGTGCCGGGCCATGGGACCGGTCATCGACGAACTGGCCAACGAGTACACCGGCCAGGTCAAGGTGGCCAAGATGAACGTCGACGAAAACCCCAGCACCCCGAGCAAGTACGGCATCCGCGCCATCCCCACCCTGATCCTGTTCAAGGGGGGCGAAGTGGTGGAACAGATCACCGGCGCCGTGTCCAAAAGCAGCATCAAGGAAATGCTCTCCCAAAAGGCTCTGTAA
- the trxB gene encoding thioredoxin-disulfide reductase, with translation MKRYDAVVIGGGPAGITAALYLARSDVSVALVEKLSPGGQMLMTHLIENYPGFPEGIEGWKLADLMAAHLGHYAVDRIGDEVRAIETADGVHRVTVGGEAIEATAVVLATGARYRRVGIPGEKEFAGRGVSYCALCDGNFFRGQTVAVIGGGNSALEESLYLSRLVKKLYLIHRRDDFRGQKCYQDRCSVSPVIEILRSTIVCSISGGDGVTGIEIRDVKSGDCRKLPVDGVFVFVGFEPQGDFYPEGLTRDEGGFIKTDEEMRTSIAGIFAAGDIRSKSCRQVATAVGDGASAAHAAYTYISSRFTQG, from the coding sequence ATGAAACGATATGACGCCGTCGTGATCGGGGGCGGCCCGGCGGGAATCACGGCCGCCCTGTATCTGGCCAGGTCCGACGTGTCCGTGGCCCTGGTGGAGAAGCTGTCCCCGGGCGGCCAGATGCTCATGACGCATCTGATCGAGAACTATCCGGGCTTCCCGGAGGGCATCGAGGGCTGGAAGCTGGCCGACCTCATGGCCGCCCACCTCGGCCATTACGCCGTGGACCGCATCGGCGACGAGGTGCGGGCCATCGAGACGGCGGACGGGGTCCACCGCGTGACCGTGGGCGGCGAGGCCATCGAGGCCACGGCCGTGGTCCTGGCCACCGGCGCCCGCTACCGGCGGGTGGGCATCCCGGGCGAGAAGGAATTCGCCGGCCGCGGCGTGTCCTACTGCGCCCTGTGCGACGGCAACTTCTTTCGGGGCCAGACCGTCGCCGTCATCGGCGGCGGCAATTCCGCCCTGGAGGAGTCGCTCTACCTGTCCCGACTGGTCAAAAAGCTCTACCTCATCCACCGGCGCGATGATTTCCGCGGCCAGAAGTGCTACCAGGACCGCTGCTCCGTCAGCCCGGTCATCGAGATCCTGCGCTCCACCATCGTGTGTTCCATCTCCGGCGGCGACGGCGTCACCGGCATCGAGATCCGCGACGTCAAAAGCGGCGACTGCCGCAAGCTCCCGGTGGACGGCGTGTTCGTCTTCGTCGGCTTCGAGCCGCAAGGGGATTTCTATCCCGAGGGCCTGACCCGCGACGAGGGGGGATTCATCAAGACGGACGAGGAGATGCGTACGAGCATCGCGGGCATTTTCGCCGCCGGGGACATCCGGTCCAAATCCTGCCGGCAGGTGGCCACGGCCGTCGGCGACGGCGCCAGCGCCGCCCATGCCGCCTACACCTACATCAGTTCGCGCTTCACGCAAGGTTGA
- a CDS encoding outer membrane protein assembly factor BamD, with product MNAMLRRFLPLSCLLLFLGGCAGLMDYYFLPPPEDTAQELYEAGRQAMSEKDYYGAVGYFIKLKDRYPFSPYTPMGTIALADAYFLIEDYGPAAETYKEFESVHPRSEEIPYVLYQIGVSNFKRSESIDMPQGNLQEALQYFYLLEQTFPDTEYGKEAGEYIRRCRKRMAEHELFVADFYWRTDQYGAAWKRYMYTAENFKDLEEVLDYSKLRAELSYLEYQKTLTEDERRKIEGSWRNWAKRWL from the coding sequence ATGAATGCGATGTTGCGCCGCTTTCTGCCCCTGTCCTGCCTGCTGCTGTTTCTCGGCGGCTGTGCCGGGCTTATGGACTACTATTTCCTGCCGCCGCCGGAAGACACCGCCCAGGAACTCTACGAGGCCGGCCGCCAGGCCATGTCCGAGAAGGACTATTACGGCGCCGTCGGCTATTTTATCAAACTCAAGGACCGTTACCCCTTCAGCCCCTACACGCCCATGGGCACCATCGCCCTGGCCGACGCCTACTTCCTGATCGAGGATTACGGTCCGGCCGCCGAAACGTACAAGGAATTCGAATCCGTCCACCCGCGCAGCGAAGAGATTCCCTACGTCCTGTACCAGATCGGCGTCTCCAACTTCAAACGCTCCGAATCCATCGACATGCCGCAAGGCAACCTCCAGGAAGCCCTCCAGTACTTCTACCTCCTGGAGCAGACCTTCCCGGATACCGAATACGGCAAGGAGGCCGGGGAATACATCCGCCGCTGCCGCAAGCGCATGGCCGAGCACGAACTGTTCGTGGCCGATTTCTACTGGCGTACCGACCAGTACGGCGCGGCCTGGAAACGCTACATGTACACGGCCGAGAACTTCAAGGACCTGGAAGAGGTCCTGGATTACTCCAAACTGCGCGCCGAACTGTCCTACCTCGAGTACCAGAAGACCCTGACCGAGGACGAACGGCGCAAGATCGAAGGCAGCTGGCGCAACTGGGCCAAGCGCTGGCTGTAG
- the fusA gene encoding elongation factor G gives MSAKKGTGKSRLQSLRNIGIIAHIDAGKTTLTERILYYTGRIHRMGEVHDGTATMDFLPEEQERGITITSACTTCAWKNHAINIIDTPGHVDFTIEVERSLRVLDGAVGVFCAVAGVEPQSETVWRQSVAYGVPKLACVNKLDRLGADFEATLAAMRDKLRAHPVAVTIPVGQGADFAGLIDLIAMERLDFDQASQGEEISRRELSADEAAHAAPWREALVEAACEYDEGLMEAYLSGEAIDPAALVAGLRAATLAHAAVPVYAASALKNIGVQPLLDGVLAFLPSPLDRGAVVGHDPRTKDEKRFEPDPAAPLSALVFKVSMETGRKQVFVRVYSGRLEAGKDVYNASRDAVEKPARLFRLHAGHREKAEIAGPGEIVAVSGLRYAATGDTLCEKADPIVLEAIAAYKPVISLALEPRNAEESDKLKDVLDKLLQEDPTLTLVHDADTDQMILSGMGELHLDVVLERIKREYGVAPRAGKPQVVYQETVTAEGAGEGEFDRELGDRFHHGKVALAVSPLPREAGRDIAFAVDTALFPKAWIDAVAEGLEDGLQSGPLRGYPVQDVRVRVTGIFSVDGRTTPVGCRMAASAALKAGLAAARPALLEPIMELEIGVPDAFVGDVAGLLGAKGAKIENMFDRGGHKMVTALAPLRQMFGFSTDLRSATQGRAGLTMRFSKFDLLQ, from the coding sequence ATGAGCGCCAAGAAGGGAACCGGGAAATCCAGGCTCCAAAGCCTGCGCAACATCGGCATCATCGCCCACATCGACGCCGGCAAGACGACCTTGACCGAACGCATCCTCTATTACACCGGCCGCATCCACCGCATGGGCGAGGTCCACGACGGCACGGCCACCATGGATTTCCTGCCCGAGGAGCAGGAGCGGGGCATCACCATCACCTCGGCCTGCACCACCTGCGCCTGGAAAAACCACGCCATCAACATCATCGACACCCCGGGGCACGTCGATTTCACCATCGAGGTCGAACGGTCCCTGCGGGTCCTGGACGGCGCGGTGGGGGTTTTCTGCGCCGTGGCCGGGGTCGAGCCCCAGTCCGAGACCGTCTGGCGCCAGTCCGTGGCCTATGGCGTGCCCAAGCTCGCCTGCGTCAACAAGCTCGACCGCCTGGGTGCCGATTTCGAGGCCACCCTGGCCGCCATGCGCGACAAGCTGCGCGCCCATCCCGTGGCCGTGACCATCCCGGTGGGGCAGGGCGCCGATTTCGCCGGGCTCATCGACCTGATCGCCATGGAACGCCTGGATTTCGACCAGGCCAGCCAGGGCGAGGAAATATCCCGCCGGGAGCTCTCGGCCGACGAGGCCGCCCATGCCGCGCCCTGGCGCGAAGCGCTCGTGGAGGCGGCCTGCGAATACGACGAAGGCCTCATGGAGGCCTACCTGTCCGGGGAGGCCATCGACCCGGCCGCCCTGGTGGCCGGGCTTCGGGCCGCGACCCTGGCCCACGCCGCCGTGCCGGTCTATGCCGCCTCGGCGCTCAAAAACATCGGCGTCCAGCCCCTGCTCGACGGCGTGCTGGCCTTTCTGCCGAGCCCCCTGGACCGGGGCGCGGTCGTCGGCCACGACCCCAGGACCAAGGACGAAAAGCGCTTCGAGCCCGATCCGGCCGCGCCGCTGTCCGCCCTGGTCTTCAAGGTCAGCATGGAGACCGGGCGCAAGCAGGTCTTCGTGCGGGTCTATTCCGGCCGCCTGGAGGCCGGCAAGGACGTCTACAACGCCAGCCGCGACGCCGTGGAAAAGCCGGCCCGGCTGTTTCGGCTCCACGCCGGCCACCGCGAAAAGGCCGAGATCGCCGGCCCGGGCGAGATCGTGGCCGTCTCCGGCCTGCGCTACGCCGCCACGGGCGACACCCTGTGCGAGAAGGCCGATCCCATCGTGCTCGAGGCCATCGCCGCCTACAAGCCGGTCATCAGCCTGGCCCTGGAACCGCGAAACGCCGAGGAATCGGACAAATTGAAGGACGTCCTGGACAAGCTGCTCCAGGAGGACCCCACCCTCACGCTCGTGCACGACGCCGACACCGACCAGATGATCCTTTCGGGCATGGGCGAGCTGCACCTCGACGTGGTGCTCGAGCGCATCAAGCGCGAATACGGCGTCGCCCCGCGCGCCGGCAAGCCGCAGGTGGTCTACCAGGAGACCGTCACGGCCGAGGGGGCCGGGGAGGGCGAGTTCGACCGGGAGTTGGGCGACCGCTTCCACCACGGCAAGGTGGCGCTTGCCGTTTCGCCGCTGCCCCGGGAGGCCGGCCGGGATATCGCCTTTGCCGTGGATACGGCGCTTTTCCCCAAGGCCTGGATCGACGCCGTGGCCGAGGGGCTGGAGGACGGCCTGCAATCCGGGCCGCTTCGGGGTTATCCGGTCCAGGACGTGCGGGTGCGGGTGACGGGGATTTTTTCCGTGGACGGCCGCACCACGCCCGTGGGCTGCCGCATGGCCGCCTCGGCCGCCCTCAAGGCCGGCCTGGCCGCGGCCAGGCCGGCCCTGCTCGAACCGATCATGGAGCTCGAGATCGGCGTGCCCGACGCCTTTGTCGGCGACGTGGCCGGCCTGCTCGGGGCCAAGGGCGCCAAGATCGAGAACATGTTCGACCGCGGCGGCCACAAGATGGTCACGGCGCTGGCGCCCTTGCGCCAGATGTTCGGCTTTTCCACGGACCTGCGCTCGGCCACCCAGGGCCGGGCCGGGCTGACCATGCGTTTTTCCAAATTCGACCTGCTGCAGTAA
- a CDS encoding acyltransferase, translated as MATRTLVSPDISKRFDVLRTLLVIFIVGVHAEKGIQAYFTEIPDGLRAFLVVVPHNIFRLCVPVFFSISGYLFYLTYKPTAAAYGKMVLKKTRTILFPYLLFNAITIALILIFNKAPYMGDIHGLRQEGILKYLLGVYRFPAVYPLWFLRDLYVYFLLAPVFYVVSVEIPRLGLLACWAIWMFVPQTGLALELSGIFFFYAGCLFARTGTDLDGLRRFTIPGIALGLIALGAVSYVEYFQGFPSYYHLFYRHDMIFGTLALWLLTGYSWLGRSKFLLSLSGTSFFVYLTHEPVLSYLIYGTRFLFHPTSGSLVGIGYMALLTVTTFAVCSGLAWLLVRYAPAVYAVATGSRQR; from the coding sequence ATGGCCACCCGCACCTTGGTTTCACCGGATATTTCCAAGCGTTTCGACGTGTTGCGCACGCTGCTCGTCATTTTTATCGTGGGCGTGCATGCCGAAAAGGGCATCCAGGCCTATTTCACCGAGATCCCCGACGGCCTGCGGGCTTTCCTCGTCGTCGTGCCCCACAACATCTTTCGGCTGTGCGTGCCGGTTTTCTTCAGCATCTCGGGCTATCTCTTCTATCTCACCTACAAGCCCACGGCCGCGGCCTACGGAAAAATGGTGCTGAAAAAAACCCGCACCATCCTGTTTCCGTATCTGCTTTTCAACGCCATCACCATCGCGCTCATCCTCATCTTCAACAAGGCCCCCTACATGGGCGACATCCACGGCCTGCGCCAGGAAGGCATCCTCAAGTACCTGCTTGGCGTCTACCGCTTCCCGGCCGTCTACCCGCTGTGGTTTTTGCGCGACCTCTACGTCTATTTCCTGCTGGCCCCGGTGTTCTACGTCGTCTCCGTGGAGATCCCCCGGCTGGGGCTGCTGGCCTGCTGGGCGATCTGGATGTTCGTGCCCCAGACCGGCCTGGCCCTGGAATTAAGCGGCATCTTCTTTTTCTATGCCGGCTGCCTGTTCGCCAGGACCGGCACCGACCTGGACGGCCTGCGGCGCTTCACCATCCCCGGCATCGCCCTGGGCCTCATTGCGCTTGGCGCCGTCAGCTACGTGGAATACTTCCAGGGCTTTCCATCTTACTACCACCTGTTCTACCGCCACGACATGATTTTCGGCACCCTGGCCCTGTGGCTGCTCACCGGCTATTCCTGGCTCGGCCGGTCGAAATTCCTGCTTTCTCTGTCCGGCACCTCCTTTTTCGTGTATCTGACCCACGAGCCGGTCCTGTCCTACCTGATCTACGGCACGCGCTTCCTTTTCCATCCGACCTCGGGCAGCCTGGTCGGGATCGGCTACATGGCGCTTCTGACGGTGACCACGTTTGCCGTGTGCTCGGGGCTGGCCTGGCTGCTCGTGCGCTACGCCCCGGCCGTCTACGCCGTGGCCACGGGATCGAGGCAACGATGA
- the rsmD gene encoding 16S rRNA (guanine(966)-N(2))-methyltransferase RsmD produces the protein MSMRVIAGRFGGRRLTVMEAAGLRPATGRVREALFSMLGARGALFPGAKVLDLFAGAGSVGIEALSRGAGACLFVEKNPAVARVLRENLRSLGLSPAEATVLEADVAKALPRLCGQRFDLIAVDPPYGHDLLPPALAGIAAHGLPAPDGIVVAEIEAAAPFDPHDAPSSLRVVTDRAYGQTRIILWTPCETASPSTPEPSTP, from the coding sequence ATGAGCATGCGTGTCATTGCCGGCCGTTTCGGCGGGCGGCGCCTCACGGTCATGGAGGCCGCCGGCCTGCGCCCGGCCACGGGCCGGGTCAGGGAGGCCCTTTTTTCCATGCTGGGGGCCAGGGGAGCCCTGTTTCCCGGGGCGAAAGTGCTGGACCTGTTTGCCGGCGCCGGGAGCGTGGGCATCGAGGCCCTGTCGCGCGGCGCCGGGGCGTGTCTGTTCGTGGAAAAAAACCCGGCCGTGGCCAGGGTGCTGCGCGAAAACCTGCGCTCGCTCGGGCTGTCGCCGGCCGAGGCCACGGTGCTCGAGGCCGACGTGGCCAAGGCCCTGCCGCGCCTGTGCGGCCAACGCTTCGACCTGATCGCCGTGGACCCGCCCTACGGCCATGACTTGCTGCCGCCGGCCCTGGCCGGCATCGCCGCCCACGGCCTGCCGGCCCCGGACGGGATCGTCGTGGCCGAGATCGAGGCTGCGGCCCCCTTCGACCCCCACGACGCGCCGTCGTCCCTGCGCGTCGTCACCGACCGCGCCTACGGGCAAACGAGGATCATCCTATGGACGCCATGCGAAACTGCGTCGCCGTCTACCCCGGAACCTTCGACCCCCTGA
- the coaD gene encoding pantetheine-phosphate adenylyltransferase has protein sequence MDAMRNCVAVYPGTFDPLTNGHVSLVKRAVKIFGSVILAVAGDSHKTPLFSLDERVAIAEAVFDHDDSVMVEGFQGLLVNYVKHRRANVILRGMRAVSDFEFEFQMALMNRKLDRSIETVFIMTDYKWLYISSTIVKEVAKHGGEIRGMVPELVRERVLEKYGLGNGSDGNG, from the coding sequence ATGGACGCCATGCGAAACTGCGTCGCCGTCTACCCCGGAACCTTCGACCCCCTGACCAACGGCCACGTCTCCCTGGTCAAGCGCGCGGTCAAGATCTTCGGCTCGGTCATCCTGGCCGTGGCCGGCGACTCCCACAAAACCCCGCTTTTTTCCCTGGACGAACGGGTGGCCATTGCCGAGGCCGTCTTCGACCACGACGACAGCGTCATGGTCGAGGGCTTTCAGGGGCTGTTGGTCAACTACGTCAAGCACCGCCGGGCCAACGTGATTCTGCGCGGCATGCGGGCCGTGTCCGACTTCGAGTTCGAGTTCCAGATGGCCCTGATGAACCGCAAGCTCGACCGCAGCATCGAAACGGTCTTCATCATGACCGACTACAAATGGCTCTACATCAGTTCCACCATCGTCAAGGAAGTGGCCAAGCACGGCGGCGAAATACGCGGCATGGTCCCGGAGCTGGTGCGCGAGCGGGTGCTCGAGAAATACGGCCTCGGCAACGGCTCGGACGGGAACGGTTGA
- the miaA gene encoding tRNA (adenosine(37)-N6)-dimethylallyltransferase MiaA, with protein sequence MAGPKVVCLMGATGTGKTGAALALAEAFGGAVVNVDSRQVYMGLAVLTAQPTPEERARCPHFLYGDTPLDRAVSAGAYARRARCVVASILERGMLPLLVGGTGLYFRAIRGGLAPIPAVPAEVRNEIVRDYDRLGPAAMHAKLSAIDPDAAARIAPADRQRLTRALEVAAATGRTLTSWHAQGDPEAPDYDVLALGLHLPLETLAPRLARRIEAMAAGGAVEEVRRALARHPADAPGLSGIGGPELAAHLAGQTSLGAAKAAWLANTRAYAKRQMTWFRKEPDVRWFAPDDTEGLLAAVAAWRNGEAA encoded by the coding sequence ATGGCCGGCCCGAAAGTCGTTTGCCTCATGGGCGCCACCGGCACCGGCAAGACCGGGGCGGCCCTGGCCCTGGCCGAGGCCTTCGGCGGGGCGGTGGTCAATGTCGATTCCCGCCAGGTCTACATGGGCCTGGCCGTGCTCACGGCCCAGCCCACGCCCGAGGAGCGGGCGCGCTGCCCTCATTTCCTGTACGGCGATACGCCCCTCGACCGGGCCGTGAGCGCCGGGGCCTACGCCAGACGGGCACGGTGCGTGGTGGCCTCGATCCTTGAACGGGGGATGCTGCCGCTGCTCGTCGGCGGCACGGGGCTCTATTTCCGGGCCATCCGGGGTGGCCTGGCCCCCATCCCGGCCGTGCCGGCCGAGGTGCGAAACGAAATCGTCAGGGACTACGACCGCCTCGGCCCGGCGGCCATGCACGCGAAACTTTCCGCCATCGACCCGGACGCCGCCGCCCGCATCGCCCCGGCCGACCGCCAGCGCCTGACCCGGGCCCTGGAAGTGGCGGCGGCCACGGGCCGCACGCTGACGAGTTGGCATGCCCAGGGCGACCCCGAGGCCCCGGATTACGACGTCCTGGCCCTGGGCCTGCATCTGCCCCTGGAGACGCTGGCCCCGCGCCTGGCCAGGCGCATCGAGGCCATGGCCGCCGGCGGGGCCGTCGAGGAAGTCCGCCGGGCCCTGGCCCGCCACCCGGCCGACGCGCCCGGCCTTTCCGGCATCGGCGGCCCGGAGCTGGCCGCCCACCTGGCCGGGCAAACCTCCCTCGGCGCGGCCAAGGCCGCCTGGCTGGCCAACACCAGGGCCTATGCCAAGCGCCAGATGACCTGGTTTCGCAAGGAACCGGACGTGCGCTGGTTCGCCCCGGACGATACGGAAGGTCTGCTCGCGGCCGTGGCCGCCTGGCGAAACGGGGAGGCGGCGTGA